The following are encoded together in the Daucus carota subsp. sativus chromosome 5, DH1 v3.0, whole genome shotgun sequence genome:
- the LOC108220044 gene encoding ATP synthase subunit d, mitochondrial — MSGPVKKVTDIAFKASKSIDWDGMAKMLVSDEARKEFFSLRRAFDEVNTTLQTKFSQEPEPVDWEYYRKGIGSRLVDMYKEAYDSVEIPKYVDEVTPEYRPKFDKLLVELKEAEQQSLKESERLEKEIADVQELKKKLSTMTADEYFAKHPELKKKFDDEIRNDYWGY; from the exons ATGAGTGGACCAGTGAAGAAAGTGACGGATATAGCGTTCAAGGCCTCGAAGAGCATCGATTGGGATGGCATGGCGAAGATGCTCGTCTCCGATGAAGCTCGTAAGGAGTTTTTCAGTCTCCGTCGTGCTTTTGATGAAGTCAACACCACTCTTCAAACAAAGTTTAGTCAG GAACCAGAACCTGTGGACTGGGAATACTACAGGAAGGGAATTGGCTCCCGCTTGGTTGACATGTACAAGGAAGCATATGACA GCGTTGAAATTCCAAAGTATGTGGACGAGGTGACTCCAGAATACAGACCCAAGTTTGATAAACTG TTGGTAGAATTGAAAGAAGCAGAACAACAATCTTTGAAGGAGTCGGAAAGACTTGAAAAAGAAATTGCGGATGTGCAGGAACTTAAG aagAAGCTTAGTACCATGACTGCAGATGAATACTTCGCAAAGCATCCGGAGCTTAAAAAGAAGTTTGATGATGAAATTCGAAATGATTACTGGGGTTATTGA